The Cannabis sativa cultivar Pink pepper isolate KNU-18-1 chromosome 8, ASM2916894v1, whole genome shotgun sequence genomic interval TTGTGGATTGGTTTTTTATTTGAGCGAAGAGATTTGGGAAGGCATAATGGATATAGTGGCAGAGGAAGTAAAATAAGCCATGGAGCAAGATAAAGTTCAGTTGGTCAAGCTTCGAAGGACCCAGTTAGAGATGGACAAATGAGGGGCTAGTACCTCCAGACAAGATAATACATCATTCTACTTGGTTCATGCTCCCCAAGTGAAAGATTTTGACTATATCAAGCAAGATGAATTCGACCCTTATTTCCTTATCTAAGTCCGTTCCAGTACCCTATTAGCCGTTACTTGATCTGAGCAGATGAAAAAGTGGATAGCCTGAACCATTATTCCACCTTCGCAGTTAGTTAGAGTAGACTTGTTCACCCTTATGCGTAAGCCCGAGTTCTTTGAATATGATAGTTTTTTAGGGTGTGAGGATGTCATTAATTTTTCCATGGAGAATTTTGAAGGCATTGGCTCCAACTTTGAGTGCCGATCTCGTATACTTGACCTTGttgcttgttttttttttgtctaaataTGATTTTCAttaattgtttttctttttatctgcCTTTTAACTGTGCTTGAATTTTACAGAAACGAAAGCTTAAGTAGCCTGAAGCAGTTCTGCAAGAGCATCGCCAAAAAGAGCCAAGCTAAGAGAGAAGTAGCTGGCGTGCCTGCCTAGGTCCTAAGGGCGAAGGCTTCCAGGTCACAACCCAAGCCTAAGAAGGCCAGAACTCCAAAGGTTCCATCCCTCAACTTGGTTGATGCTTTATTGAATCTGGACGCCTTCATCGTGACCATCCCTCTTCAGGAAGTTCCCTCTTATGCGAAGCCTCAAACATCTAAAGAGGTAAGTAAAGCTAGTCTAGTGATCGATCTGGACATAAAGGAGACTCTGGAGGAGGTTTTAATCCAAAAAAGGAAAGCGGATGACCAAGCCAATAAGAAGATAAAACTTGAAGCTTTAGCTACCAAGAGGAGGAAAGAAACAGCTCACGAAGATTCACCTGGGAGTACTCCTCTAGGTGATTTCAAGGAGGTAACTATGGGGGTCCTAATGGCACCAAGCCTCCCTATCCAATCTAGGATTTTGAAAGACAATGAAGCCACTGTAGCTGATGAGAAAAACCAACTCATCTTCGAGGTCTGGAATGAGGATCACGACACTCGGGACTTATTGTCTTGCCAACTCGTGCCAAGGCAAAATGCAAAAATTATTGCTCATGATCCGGCGACAGAGTTACCAAAGTAGGTGGTGGATATTTCTACTACAACTACCAGATTTATTGCATATTTGGGGAGTGATATAGGTTCTTTTACTGCAGATCTTCTTTATCAAATTGGGACCTTAATGACCCAGCTTCGTCTAAAGAGGTATGCAACTCCTTCGAGCGGGGATCTAGTTTTCCTGACCTAATCCCTTCGTCATCAAATTATATgggtaagttttaaaattttgtttccattatttaaatattttcctaaATTAATTGTTGATATCCCTTTTTTatttaactatttttatttGGCCAGAATGTTCTCTTAGCCCATCGCATTGTGGATGTTGTAGTTGTAATTGTGTTGTGGCTTGAGACTACCATGATTAAATGTGATGTGGCTGTTCGATAGAGGGAAGTCACTCTTGAGGAGAGGTATGCCCCAAAAAGTACCCTAGACAAATCCACAGAGGAGAAGAATGCTGCTCAGGAAGCCTGGGCAAATTGAAGGCTGAGTATAGAGTGGATTTGGAGAAATCTGTAACTTCCCGCAATGAAGAAATGAGGGAAACACATAGGGAGAAAGCTAATAAGTTCTCGGGGAAGATCAGTGAACTTAATCAAGCATGTGAAGGCCCACAACCAAATGGTGGCTTACAAAGTCAAATTTGAGAAAGCCAAAGCACTCTGAAGTTTGCACATGCGGATTTTTTCTAATACTAAATCTAAGGATGATAACGTCCAAGTGCCTCTCAACGAGCGAGACAAGGCTGACGCAGAGAAGAGAATGGACATCAATAAGAGAAATGAAGCTATCACTACTTGGAACAATACATTTGATGATCGGGACTTGGCCTATATGGGCAAAAAGCAGGAGAAAATGGGGGGTAACCTTCCCTTTTGAAGAAATTATGTGCATGGCTTAGCATCTTGACAAGAACATGAACCTCTTAATCTATGGTAGAGATTGTTGGTTTCTAGGGTTCATATTAGAGTCGCAGTAGAAGAGAATAAAAATGGATTTAATTAAAAGAATTTGTTGAATTAATATGAACCTTAAATTCCAAATCTCAACACAATAATACATAATACAAATCCAACTTATTAGAATAAAGATTTACCTCTTGTTGCCTATTAGGGTTTTCTCGCTACTTTTCGTATATACAAAATGAACATCCAATCCAGTAATAGAACTTGTTGAAGACTTCACACCAGTGTCTTCCAGATCAGCCTCAACACTTACGAGGAAAAAAGTGGGCTTTTAGATTCAAtgagatgaaaataattttctgaTCACAATGTATTAGACAACTCATGAGACACTGTGATTGAGATTGGAAAAACACATAACACACTAGTATATGTATCTGTGTGTCATGTAGAGAGAAAgggagagagagtttgaaaggTTGTTTTCAATTTTCTGTTCTCTTTCTATTTTGCTCATATGTTTTATCTCCTGTTATGCATAGTATATACATAATGTTATAAAtaaactctttatttaattcaaatttaaaattaaatgaataacagaaataagttatattttttttattctatattatctttttaattttaaataaattgtctaataatatatttaatataataattaaaagataattatccatttaatttgatttattttataaataatcaaACAAAATTCATATGGGCTTTTACATGTTCTACAAGAaggaaattacattgtatatcCATTTTACTTTACTTGTTTTACTTTTTAcctctatttttatatttttttaagatatacatacttttatagatgatgtcccCATTAGACCTTtaggttaatgtaaattatatgctagaTTTAACTAGAGAGTGGCGATATATTGGGCAACTCACTCAAAaaaatgagtatatatatatatttgatgaaaagggaaaaaatgagtatattttaataaaatataatatgagagtatttttgattaatgtatacaaaacaaaagtatttaACTTATTCGTCCTACAAGTTTGGGTCAAGCCCTACACATGTGGGCCATATTTAaaagcccaaaattaatttatcaattttGTCACAAATAAGacgtattattatttttccaataaattataattgattaattctcATTAATCTTTTACTTCACTacgattaaaataaatattattttcactaaaataatatatttttctctttaatattatttaagaataatattatatttaactaattaatatagttttatcaaataaaactaaatagttAAATGCTACTTTAATTATACAATTCAAAATTGATATAATTATTCAAATTAGTAATTTCCACAAAAGTACTATTTTGCCCTTAAGAATTATTTCTcatagaaattaattttttctcaaatttatttatcaaattaaaCCTTCCCCTGTACAGTATTGTATAGAAGTGATCTAGGACTATGGACTTATATTTCGAAGCTTCAATAAACACTTGATTATTATTGAACTCATCAATAGaataatttgatttattaatCCACTATTACTctattataaatatgaaattacaCTCTTTGACAATCTAGAATTATATTTACAGAATTCTTACTTGTAGTCCATTAATATAATCAAGATAAGTAGTTCACCCTCCAAATATTAGTTCATAATTAGAGTTACTCAAAATTACCGTTTTGCCATTCTAATTATCTCTTGATTTATTATGTACCATTAATTCAATGTGAACGTTAATTTATAATCCAATTATAGATTTAGATTCAACTGTTAGCAATTCTAGAATTAACACTGTAAAGGAACTAATATTCGATCCTTTCGAAAAAGCTTGGATTCCAGTATTGCATGACTTGATCCCAATTACTCATGTTATTAAGCTTCCAAAACAGAAGTTGAATCATCTtctctgagaaactttaacgagtaAATCAAAAAACTTAATGAACACAAATAGGAGTTCATGTATATTCAAGATTCAGACTAATATACTAAATTTGCGCTCAATTTTCTAGCTCTAGAATTAACACATAAAGGGAACCAACATTCAATCTATTAAGAAACTCAGGATTCTATTATTGTAGATCATGTTCTCAACCATCCACATTATTAGATTTCCAAAacagaagttgtaagaatcatcttctctaaaaaactttaatgagtgaatcaaagaaactaacaaCATGAACAAAAGTTCATGATCACTCAGGATTTAGGCCGAGCTTACCCGTACACGACACATGACACGAAAAATATGTGAAACACGGACACAAACACGACTCGAATAAATTTCGTGTCGTGTCAAACCCTGAAAATCTCGTGTCGTATTGGCGAGTTGTAAGCTAAATTAGTGTTTTTAGTGTTATTGTGTCGTGTTCGTGTCATGTGGAGTTCTTAAATTTCTTTTACATGGCTGACATGAACATAACCCGtgacacaaaaaatttataaaacacGAACATGACCCGAATAATTTTCGTGTCATGTCGAACCTGTAAAATTTCGAGTCATGTTTGTGTCAAACCCACAAGTCGTAATCTGAATTGTCACCCTAAGACAAACATTAAGAAataaaaatgctttaaaataaaataaaaataaaaaatcgttTAATCATCTGATGGGTGGTGTATTTATTCTATTGTTCTTTAAATGTTTAAAGAACCTCTATTTTAAATGAGCTATTGGGAATGCTCagttattattatgtatataaatgTGTTCATATAATTATATTAGAACAATAAAGCTACTTTTTCCCACTCCAAATCTATTTTATTGGGAAAAACAATAATTGTTTCATGCAAGGTATTATGACAAAATCGGCACTTGACTGTACAAGAATAATATTAGATTTGGGGTACAATGCAACTACATCAATATTATGTGCTGCAAATTTTTCTCAAAATCAAAGGTTAAGCCAATGCAGCACAATCCCAATTCTTCAACTGCGCCAGAGATTCATTCCTCTGTAGTTGCATCTTCATCTTCACCATCCTCTTCATGAACTTCCCATCACAATGCTCGTATGTGCTCGCATTGGTGCTGTTCATTCGGTATTCTTTTTCGCTCCCTCACTCACCAGCACCATTATTCACTAAAGCTCCCTTTTTTAGCaccattaattaatttaattacttttCTTTCAAGTTGTTTTTGCTGAATTTTCTGCAGAATCTCTTTCTCAGAGAATCATAGATTGCAAACCAAAAGTTATTATCACTTGCAATGCTGTTAAAAGGGGTCCTAAGATCATTCACCTCAAAGATATAGTTGATGCAGCCCTTGCTGAATCTGCCTAAACTGGTGCCCCCATAGGTTTGAATTTTACTGATGTGTAATTCAGTTTCAATTACCTcaaattgtcaaaaaaaaaaaaaaaaaccccattAATACTAATTATCAAGTGcgtatcatttttattttcccCATCTAAAATGGCATAAGATTACTTCTTTGAGCAGATAGATGCCTTGTATGCGAAAATCAATTGGTTATGAAAATGGATATTACTAAATGGCAAGACAGGTTAGTATGCAACCAGAAAAGATTAATTTGAGTTTGTTTTGCACATGCTGCAATTGTATAAGATGCTATAAATATATTCCACCATACCCTTTCATTACAAAGAAAAAGGTCCATATAGGATATAGCCTTGAAAGTGCACAAAACATAGCAAATTATAAAGACGAACAGTTTCATATGCAATTGATTTAGTGGCTAACTTATCAGAAGAATGTGAAGCATCAAAGAAACCTTCAAGAGGATCTCACACCACTATCCTGCAATATTTGAAAGTTGGCCCTTAATCAGAATCTTCATATACTTCTCCATCATCTGATAGCTCATCGAATGATCTCATGTCAAGTTGGTATCGAAGGATACCTCCAATCCCACCAAATCCTCTGCAAAATTGTGATCCTTCCTGGGATTTGTTAGTTACAAATTCGAGTGTACAACCGAACCTCTTGTACTCGTTGGCAAACCACTCAAGTAATGGCATCTTCTCCTGAACTTCAAGCTCTGCTGAAGTAGCTGGGTCACGGAAATGGCTCTGGACATTATCTTGGTCCTTGTTCAGATGCTTCACGATAATCTCACCGGTAGTACTGTGTTTCAGAACATACCTGTTAATATCCAGATTTTCCCACACGATAAGGGTTTCTACAGCACCCATTTCGAGTGCCTTCAGTGTGTCATCTACACCAAAGACATACTTACCAGTGTCCTGACTTATCTCCTCGAAATACTTTCCAATCAAGCGCTTCTCCTGAATAAACTTTACATTGGATAAAATTTCAGCAGATAACTCAATAGCTTGATTGAAACCATTCTCACCCCCATAAGAAACATCAACCACATTCAATATCTTTGCCTGCAAACGAGGATCGAACATATCAGATTGGCTCAGTTCAGTCTTGAAATCTGCTGAACCAGCAAGAATTAGACCAGAAACATTAGGCTGACTAGTAGCAGGATTGATGTAGAACTGTGTGGCAAGCTCAGCAGTCTTTCTAACATAGTTATGTCGCTTTTCCATCCTAAGACGAGCAAACCGAAGTGCTGACTGACCTCCTCTACCGTGCTTCTTTGGCAAATCAACAGTGAACTTATGTAGCACCTCTCTTGTGTTTCCACTTAATGTCCCAAATAAGGTACCATTTCCATCCATCACAATAAACCCAAACTTATCATCGGATTCCAAAAGTTCATTAAGAGCTTCGGTATGAAACTTGTTGTCACAAAGGTACAATGAAGCATTTATAGGCTTGAAAGGTTCAAAGTCAATTGTCACCTTCTTTTCTTTCCCATCATCGGTGACAATCGTTCCAGTGTATAGCACAAGACCATTAGGAGGAACCTTGTTATAAAGCTTCAGCCTTTGCTGTGCAGATGTAATGGCACCCAACACAGACTGGCGATTGACCCTACTCTTGATGTTGGAAGCAGTTCCGAATTCATCGCCAAGCATCTTAGTAACCCGAGAAATTTGATCCCGCGGAGGCATTATAAGAGAAATCATGCTGGTACCATTGCCTCTTGCAGATTCTAACGCCTTGATCAGTTTCTTAATCTTCCATATCTCAATGTTCTTATCTGATTCTTGACCATCTGCCATTGCAACTTATGATAGACCCAAATGCAGAAAAATCTTTATTCGCCTAACATTCAATACAACAATGGAACAGAAATACGACAATTCAGTCAAATATTGTTCAAATGTTATAACTGAAAAAGATAATCACAAACTAATATAACACCATTAACTTCagcataaatatacatatacatatacatacaaaaATCACCCAAATTGAAATAACCCAGAAAGAGATCGTTCTAACAAGTTATGAAATTATTTGATTCAGAAAACAATCAAAAATcacttctttatttattttcaagtttcaacaatCTATAAAAGCAGCATACACAATTCGTCCTACGGCAACACAAAAAAGTACAGAAacgatatatatatacacacaaagcAAAGATCATCATAGAAGCTTAAAACATCAAATCAAagttttgatattgattttgatttCGATTTTAAAGCCATAGAAAACTTATTCGATTTTTATGCAAACCAAAGATGAACATACGATCCATATagctaataaaattgaaatattaGTAAAACAAACCAAAACAAATCAAATCTAACCTTGTAAGGCGATAAGGTAAGGTAGTAGGGTCCCCTGAAGCTTTGTGTTCTTCTTTCTGGTCTAGTTTCTAGGgtttgaagattttttttttttcgcaaGGTAGGGTTTGAAGAAGTTGAATAAAGgaattatatattacaaaaaatatgtatattaaaataaattagttaatcttatctaaaaaaaatttaattaattaattaattaatcaatgtttaaatcattaattttttttatctaaaaaagtcattatttttttttttgctttaaaaattattttacatttatttatattatattttatatttttattttcatattaacAGCCACTTCAACTTtaaatttctataaaaaaaatgtatttaattaaaaaaatattataattatttttactaagtgcATATAAATTtactctaaataaaataaaaattttatattgcGATTTTAGGGAGTCTCACATTGCTAATGTatgaaaagataataaaatatataagaggAATAGACTACTCCTCCAATtgtcaattagttttgagatggaacctcatttattttttcctaaaattctaacatggtacCAGAAcaaaacatacaaaaaaaatctCTAGAGACTATCCGATCCAAGAAAAAAAATCGATTGAAGTAAGTGAGCCAAAAAAAGGAGCCACCAAAAATTCAAAGAAACTTATCCAAGAGCCAAAAGTCAAAAAGTTATCACTTGTGATTCGGGGATAGtgagccaaaaaaaaaagagccgccaaaaatccaaaaatatcgATCCAAAAAGTAGAGCAAAAGAGCCACTTTGTGATCAGAGATAGTGAGCGAAAAAAGAGCGCGATCAAGTTGTCCAAGATGGTGAGCAAATAAAATAGctaccatcttgagggggatATTAAAGAGTCTCACATTGCTAATGTATGAAAAGATAATACAATATATAAGAGGAATgagctactcctcccattgtcAATTGGTTTTGAAATAGAATCTCATTCATCTTATCCTAAAATTCTAACATACGACCccacaataaatttttttatagcttttaaaattattacgattatttgaataaaaaataaaaaaaaaatattttttaatttaatttttttttagaagaagctatactttgtaatttttcccaaaagaatttttcaaaaactatttttaaaattaaaataatttatataattattaatttactcataattttttttttttcttaatgatGTCTAACCACTTttcgttaaaaaaaaaattcacataatagttatccaataaaaataagtcAAAGCTTAGAGAATCTCAAACAGAGTGCTATAAATgtggtgtatatatatttttttagttcgTGTTTATAAAATTGAACTCCAATATTAGAGTATAATATGATTTTTATTGGCACATGCTAAAAATTGTACAAAATTCTACACAAAATATAACATGAGCTAAATTTTAAACTacaataaatatcattttttttattattcattaatataatttatatatttttatttatacatttaatataattttatatactttcaatataaatttaatatttttcttgagctttttatattttttaagtttattttagtgTCAGTGCATTGGAGCACAATTGTAAAATTTGAGTATAATATTGACTAATTTTTGAGCCAAATTTAACCCAAAATTTACATCATCTAGTTAAATTAGTTTTATACTTATCTTATATTTCTAACTATAAACAAAAAGTACATCATGTCATCACTCAATGCAATCTTTTTTGTATACACAACATTCAATTTGAATCTAGCTTTAAAAACTTCATTGATAAGATAAATAACTCTTTAGAGTTAAACATGTCTTTGAGTTTAGttcttattaatattaaaacttCTTGTAATTTTTATAATGTTGTGAGTTTTAATTATTGTCCCACAACTGTTAATACTGTTGTTGATACCCTTGCTAAATTTGTTTTATTAGCAACTAATAATGTAGTCTAACGATCTGGATATCCTCATTGTATTAGAAATATTATTATGGTTGATGTCATTTATCAATAATAACTTTTAGCTCTCGATCCTTTTGAGTTTTTTGTTCACTAATAGTGTTATATGTAgctatttacttattaataataataataataataataataataaaaagataaaagaaatgCCTAAacctataaaataaaaagcaagCATAAAACTGTCATAATTTTTAAAGAGAATTGCTAAAAGGTACTATTGGTGCCTAACACTCTCCTTACTGTCATAccattattagtataattaagtattgagtctcatgt includes:
- the LOC115698762 gene encoding eukaryotic peptide chain release factor subunit 1-3 is translated as MADGQESDKNIEIWKIKKLIKALESARGNGTSMISLIMPPRDQISRVTKMLGDEFGTASNIKSRVNRQSVLGAITSAQQRLKLYNKVPPNGLVLYTGTIVTDDGKEKKVTIDFEPFKPINASLYLCDNKFHTEALNELLESDDKFGFIVMDGNGTLFGTLSGNTREVLHKFTVDLPKKHGRGGQSALRFARLRMEKRHNYVRKTAELATQFYINPATSQPNVSGLILAGSADFKTELSQSDMFDPRLQAKILNVVDVSYGGENGFNQAIELSAEILSNVKFIQEKRLIGKYFEEISQDTGKYVFGVDDTLKALEMGAVETLIVWENLDINRYVLKHSTTGEIIVKHLNKDQDNVQSHFRDPATSAELEVQEKMPLLEWFANEYKRFGCTLEFVTNKSQEGSQFCRGFGGIGGILRYQLDMRSFDELSDDGEVYEDSD